The Cydia amplana chromosome 9, ilCydAmpl1.1, whole genome shotgun sequence genome includes a region encoding these proteins:
- the LOC134650658 gene encoding uncharacterized protein LOC134650658: MLFHLIFICTLIFNIPDIYGTVYTVDNATDKFTDFKLKYNKEYNDSFDEQNHYLAFINNLNDAEAVNATSQGSKTIYVMNKYADLDPAEVEERYAIHLKTYDAVKDGDHQEVLRSDHGIEINDNNLFNLKDSDGLFQKYIEEEHRTFKDKRDGFIHFYRFVKTLAQKNRGIYEGNDAPDLGHSADILTESKEFFY, translated from the exons ATGTTGTTTCACCTTATATTTATTTGCACTCTGATATTCAATATCCCAGATATTTATGGgacggtttatacagttgataaTGCAACCGATAAATTTACCGATTTTaagctaaaatataataaagaatatAACGACTCGTTTGATGAACAAAATCATTATTTGGCATTTATAAACAACTTGAATGATGCTGAGGCAGTGAATGCTACATCGCAAGGGAGCAAGACCATCTATGTGATGAATAAATATGCAGATTTGGACCCGGCGGAAGTTGAGGAACGCTACGCTATTCACTTAAAGACTT atgATGCGGTCAAAGACGGTGACCATCAGGAGGTATTAAGAAGTGACCATGGGATTGAAATTAACGACAATAACCTGTTTAATTTAAAAGATTCAGACGGCCTTTTTCAAAAGTATATTGAAGAGGAACACAGAACCTTCAAGGACAAGCGCGACGGCTTTATACATTT TTACAGGTTTGTTAAAACACTGGCACAGAAAAATAGAGGCATTTATGAAGGCAACGACGCTCCGGACCTGGGGCATTCTGCGGATATATTGACCGAAAGCAAAGAGTTCTTCTATTGA